Below is a genomic region from Deinococcus koreensis.
AGCATTGTTTTCATGGCTGCACTGTAGGCCGAACAGTGGGCGCTGCCCGACACATCTGCCCAAACTGAAAACCCCCACCACGCGGGCGGGGGTCTTCATGATCGTCTGGCCTTATTTGCTGGCGTGGACGACGAGCTTCATGGGGATGGTGACTTCGGGGTGGGCGCGGTACGCGATGTCGTACTCGCCGATTTCCTTGACGGTCTTCGGCATGTCGATCTTGCGCTTGTCCACATCGAAGCCCAGCTTGTCCAGGGCGCCGGCCACGTCGGCGTGGGTCACGGCGCCGTAGATCTTGCCTTCGCCGGCGCGCACGCTGAGTTCCACGGCGACCCCGTTCAGGCGGCTGGCGAGGTCTTCGGCCGTCTTCTTCTCGGCGGCCAGCACCTTTTCGCGCGAACGGATGCGCGCTTCCAGGCTCTTCATGTTGGAGGCGGTGGCGGCGGCGGCGATGCCCTGGGGAATCAGCCAGTTGCGCGCATAGCCGTCTTTGACGTTCACGACTTCACCAGTCTTGCCGAGCTTGCCGGGTTCAAGAAGAATCACTTGCATGTCAATTCTCCTTACTTCCGAACCAGTTTCTCGGTGTACGGCAGCAGGGCCAGCTGGCGGGCGATCTTGATCGTCTGCGAGATGCGGCGCTGGTGCTTGGCCGAGAGGCCGGTGCGGCGGCGGGGAAGGATCTTGCCCGTGTCGCTGACAAAGCGGCGGAGCATCTTCACGTCTTTGTAATCGGTGATCTCAAGTTCCCCGATGGAGAAGGGGTCGACCTTGGGCTTGCGGGGGCGTTTGGGCCCCTTGCCGCGCGGCTTGCGGTCGGAGTTGTCGCGTTGCGTCATGTGGTGTCCTCATGCCTGCCGGCATCCGAATTCAGAACGGCAGGTCTTCTTCCTCGGGTGGGAAGTCGTCGAGACCTTGATCAATATCCAAGCCGCCCGAACGGTTCCCCCCAGCTGATGCGGTCGCCGCCCTGGCCGGTTGTGCTCGGCTGGCCTGGGGGCGCGCGGCGCTGCTCGCGGTCTGCGTGCGAGGCGTCGCGGGGGAGGCAGCGTAACCGGATTGTCCGGCAGCGGCGCCTCGGGACAGGGCTTCGACTCTCGTCGCCTCTACTTTGGTGGAGTTGCGCTTGTTGCCGTCCTTGTCTGTCCAGGCCTCGTTCACCAGTCGGCCCTGAACGACGACCGGGTCGCCTTTCTTCAGGTCCTTCATGGCTTCGGCCAGCTCACGCCACAGCGTCACGTCGATCCAGTGGGTCTTTTCCTGCTTCTGCCCCTGGCGGTCTGTCCAGCTCTCGTTCACGGCCAGGCCGATCCCGAGCACGGCGTCGCCGGCGGGGGTGTAGCGAAGATCGGGGTCACGGGTGACGTTGCCGATCATGATGACCTCGTTCATGCCGCTGCCCATGCGGACGCCGCCTCCGGCATCCTGAACAAGCTCGGGCTGGTAGCCCAGCTGTTCCATACGCAGGGCCTTCACGCGCACCATGCTGCGCTTGCCGCCTTCGGGCGCTTCCCACTGCGAGTACTCCAGGCTGCCTTCGACCATCACGGCGTCGCCGCCCTTCAGGTTGCGTTCGGCCTGCCACTCGGCGGGTTTGCCGAGAATGGAGACGCGGTGATACCAGGGAAGCTTACGCTCCTTGCCGTCCATGCCGACGATATGGTCTTCTCCGGCGACGGTGGCCTCGAACACGGCGGTGCCGTTGGGGGTGTACCGCAGTTCGGGGTCGCGGGCGAGGGCGCCCATCAGATAAACGTGGTTCATGCCTCTGGCCATACTGGTTGCTCCTTTGTTGCTGGCTGAATCCGGTGGGATTCGTACTGGGGGCTTTGACGTTGCTGGCGATGCGGCCTTTGCAGATTGACCAGACGATAACAAGCCTGAGCAATTCTGTCAAGAGCGTAGTGCTCCGGGCAGGGGCTCAGGCCTTCTTGGTCTTCCACTCCGGGCGGTCTTTCACCACCAGGACGCGGCGCACGTGATCGCGCAACCTCAGGCTCGCGGCGATGTCCTTTTCAGGGTTGCCACCGGCCTTGATGGTGTACATCAGGTAGTAGCCCTCGCGGTCTTTGCCCACCTGGTAAGCCAGGCGACGGTTGCCGAGATCGTCCAGATTGCTGAGTTCCGCTCCGGCGTTCTTCATGGTGCCCTCGATAAAGTCCTTCTCGATTTGCACCTGCTCAGCGCTGAGGTTCGGGTTCAGGATCAGGTTCAGGTCGTATGTGTTCATGTTCACCTCCTTCTGGGTGCTGGATGTCGCCCCCTTCAGGCAAGGTCTGGCCTCGCCGGGGCAGCGCAATTGACCACCATACCAGAGCCGGGCCGCGCTGAGAAGAGCCACGTGACGCATCCGTCCGCCCGGGCCG
It encodes:
- a CDS encoding single-stranded DNA-binding protein, giving the protein MARGMNHVYLMGALARDPELRYTPNGTAVFEATVAGEDHIVGMDGKERKLPWYHRVSILGKPAEWQAERNLKGGDAVMVEGSLEYSQWEAPEGGKRSMVRVKALRMEQLGYQPELVQDAGGGVRMGSGMNEVIMIGNVTRDPDLRYTPAGDAVLGIGLAVNESWTDRQGQKQEKTHWIDVTLWRELAEAMKDLKKGDPVVVQGRLVNEAWTDKDGNKRNSTKVEATRVEALSRGAAAGQSGYAASPATPRTQTASSAARPQASRAQPARAATASAGGNRSGGLDIDQGLDDFPPEEEDLPF
- the rpsF gene encoding 30S ribosomal protein S6 is translated as MNTYDLNLILNPNLSAEQVQIEKDFIEGTMKNAGAELSNLDDLGNRRLAYQVGKDREGYYLMYTIKAGGNPEKDIAASLRLRDHVRRVLVVKDRPEWKTKKA
- the rpsR gene encoding 30S ribosomal protein S18 — encoded protein: MTQRDNSDRKPRGKGPKRPRKPKVDPFSIGELEITDYKDVKMLRRFVSDTGKILPRRRTGLSAKHQRRISQTIKIARQLALLPYTEKLVRK
- the rplI gene encoding 50S ribosomal protein L9, producing MQVILLEPGKLGKTGEVVNVKDGYARNWLIPQGIAAAATASNMKSLEARIRSREKVLAAEKKTAEDLASRLNGVAVELSVRAGEGKIYGAVTHADVAGALDKLGFDVDKRKIDMPKTVKEIGEYDIAYRAHPEVTIPMKLVVHASK